In the Streptomyces sp. SJL17-4 genome, CGACACAGACGGCGATCAGGATCGTGCGACGACGACGCGCATCGGGTGCGCCTTCGTCGGCAGACTGGTTCGGATTCATGCCCCGACGGTAGGCACGCTTTGCGGAAAGGGCATACATTGATGCCTATGACGCAAGAAGATGGTGAGCTGGACAGCCTGGTACGCAAGAGGATCCGCGCCCTGCGCGTCGCTCAGGGCTGGTCCCTCGAAGAACTGGCCACCCGCGCGAACCTCAGCCAGTCCTCCCTCAGCCGGATCGAGAACGGCCGGCGCCGCCTGGCCCTGGACCAGCTCGTCACCCTCGCCCGAGCCCTGGACACCACCCTTGACCAGCTGGTCGAGACGGCCACCGACGACATCATCACCAGCCCGATGATCGACGGGGCCCACGGCCTGATGCGCTGGCCCATCAAGGCGGAACCGGGCATGACCGTCGTACGCCAGCGGATGACGGAACCGCCACCGGACAACCCCGCGCGCCTGCGCGCCCACCCGGGCCGCGAGTGGCTCGTCGTCCTCTCCGGCACCGCCGTCCTGCTGCTCGGGAACCGCCGCTTCCGCGTGGAGACCAACCAGGCCGCGGAGTTCCCCACGATGCTGCCCCACGCCATCGGCGCCGAGGG is a window encoding:
- a CDS encoding XRE family transcriptional regulator; translation: MTQEDGELDSLVRKRIRALRVAQGWSLEELATRANLSQSSLSRIENGRRRLALDQLVTLARALDTTLDQLVETATDDIITSPMIDGAHGLMRWPIKAEPGMTVVRQRMTEPPPDNPARLRAHPGREWLVVLSGTAVLLLGNRRFRVETNQAAEFPTMLPHAIGAEGGPCEILGIFDRDARRGHRTEKDPSGTAQ